From Candidatus Poribacteria bacterium, a single genomic window includes:
- a CDS encoding sigma-70 family RNA polymerase sigma factor → MRGNDAELIRRTLAGDETAFTMLVKKYRKHVHTLAWHKVGDFHIAEDITQETFLQVYRDLATLREPDRFPGWLYVITHHRCIAWSRKNRLHVRLVEGINMAMKGEAAYSRYVADEQAKTETEAQQTLVKQLLAKLQESERTVMTLYYFGEMTCEEISKFLGVSANTIKSRLSRARQRLKKEEPIIREALDSFQLSANLTQNIMRRIAHIRPIAPSSYCDSFHIGLKTMEAELGISLIEVNGMESNSVVSESVIRESARNSNLVLASGCQLREQIARIATEFPDVKFAIFDAVLDIPNVVSVNYKANEGSFLVGAIAALKTKSGKIGFVGGADMPLIHEFEAGYVAGIQVINPDADISIGYISKSPTGFSQPDKAKQIALAQYESGVDVIYVAAGGSGHGVLEAAQAKQKYIIWVDANGNHLAPGIVLTSMVKELSASVQRVIRETVEDRFMAGIRYFGLEDGGVSYTVDEHNQPLLSDDVVATVEALRTKIIAGEIIVPNTVSIPRE, encoded by the coding sequence ATGAGAGGTAATGATGCCGAATTAATTCGCCGCACGCTTGCAGGCGACGAAACCGCCTTCACTATGCTCGTGAAAAAATATCGTAAACATGTGCACACACTTGCATGGCATAAAGTCGGCGATTTTCACATCGCTGAAGATATTACGCAGGAAACCTTTCTGCAAGTTTATAGAGATCTGGCAACCCTGAGAGAACCAGATCGGTTTCCAGGGTGGTTGTATGTGATTACACACCATCGCTGCATTGCATGGTCCCGCAAAAATCGATTGCATGTCCGATTAGTGGAGGGCATTAACATGGCAATGAAGGGAGAAGCAGCATATTCCCGATATGTAGCAGACGAACAAGCAAAAACCGAGACTGAGGCACAGCAAACATTGGTTAAACAGTTGCTTGCCAAGTTACAGGAGAGCGAACGCACTGTGATGACCCTGTATTACTTTGGAGAGATGACGTGTGAAGAAATTAGCAAATTTTTGGGAGTATCTGCAAATACGATTAAGAGTCGGCTGAGTCGGGCGCGCCAACGTTTGAAGAAGGAGGAGCCTATAATTCGAGAGGCATTAGACAGTTTCCAACTATCTGCCAATCTAACCCAGAACATCATGCGAAGAATTGCACATATCAGACCCATCGCACCGTCTAGTTATTGTGATAGTTTCCATATCGGTTTAAAAACCATGGAAGCAGAGCTTGGAATTAGCCTCATAGAGGTTAATGGAATGGAGAGTAACTCAGTAGTATCAGAAAGCGTCATAAGAGAATCTGCACGGAACTCGAACCTTGTTTTAGCATCGGGGTGCCAACTGCGAGAGCAGATTGCTCGCATTGCCACCGAATTTCCCGATGTCAAATTCGCAATCTTTGATGCTGTTCTTGATATTCCAAATGTCGTTTCTGTCAATTATAAGGCGAATGAAGGCTCATTTCTGGTCGGCGCAATTGCGGCATTGAAAACGAAAAGCGGCAAAATCGGCTTTGTTGGCGGTGCGGATATGCCTTTGATTCACGAATTTGAAGCTGGTTATGTCGCTGGGATTCAGGTTATCAATCCGGATGCCGATATCTCCATAGGATATATCAGCAAGAGTCCAACCGGGTTCAGTCAACCGGATAAGGCAAAGCAGATCGCGTTGGCGCAATATGAGAGTGGTGTTGATGTGATTTATGTCGCTGCGGGTGGATCCGGTCACGGAGTGCTTGAAGCCGCCCAAGCGAAACAAAAATATATCATTTGGGTTGATGCCAATGGTAATCATCTCGCTCCCGGCATCGTCCTGACGAGTATGGTTAAAGAACTCTCTGCTTCTGTGCAGAGAGTCATCCGTGAGACTGTTGAGGATAGATTTATGGCAGGCATCCGATACTTCGGACTCGAAGATGGTGGGGTCAGTTATACTGTTGATGAACACAACCAACCGCTGCTCTCAGACGATGTCGTAGCCACCGTTGAAGCGTTGAGGACAAAAATCATTGCTGGAGAGATTATTGTTCCCAACACAGTTTCGATCCCACGTGAATAG
- a CDS encoding phytanoyl-CoA dioxygenase family protein, which translates to MKLTSQKVEQFKRQGYLKIDGRVIDDEHLTVLREHYDTQFSQRRGTIGEGLRNLAVVGDSESDEDADREEEMLQIMEMWRLDEEYRKLLYHEPLLDIVESLIGANIQLFHDQALYKPAHHGGEVYWHQDNAYWQCVPPDLVSIWLALDDADEENGCMNVIPGSYLEGLAAHGRAESEKGKLPALLEVDADVDRAVPVPVKAGCVMVHHCMTLHQTNPNRSPRDRRAMAIHYMPSGTRNRDGEVMKDNPLLRGKLA; encoded by the coding sequence ATGAAACTTACGTCCCAAAAGGTTGAACAATTCAAACGCCAAGGCTATCTCAAAATCGACGGACGCGTCATTGATGACGAACACCTTACCGTGCTACGCGAACATTACGACACCCAATTTTCACAGAGACGCGGCACCATCGGCGAAGGGTTGCGGAACCTCGCAGTCGTCGGCGACTCGGAAAGCGATGAAGATGCCGATCGTGAAGAAGAAATGCTACAGATTATGGAGATGTGGCGACTCGATGAGGAATATCGGAAGTTGCTCTACCACGAACCGCTGTTAGATATCGTTGAGAGTTTAATCGGAGCCAATATCCAGTTATTTCATGATCAGGCGCTCTACAAACCCGCCCATCACGGCGGTGAAGTCTATTGGCATCAGGACAACGCATATTGGCAGTGTGTCCCGCCGGATCTTGTGAGCATCTGGTTAGCACTCGATGATGCCGACGAGGAGAACGGTTGTATGAACGTTATCCCCGGCAGTTATCTGGAAGGATTGGCAGCGCACGGACGTGCTGAGTCAGAGAAAGGTAAGTTGCCAGCGTTGTTGGAGGTGGATGCTGATGTGGATCGTGCTGTGCCAGTGCCAGTTAAAGCCGGATGCGTGATGGTCCATCACTGCATGACCCTCCACCAAACGAATCCGAACCGCTCACCCCGAGATCGTCGGGCGATGGCTATCCATTACATGCCATCTGGTACGCGGAATCGCGATGGCGAGGTGATGAAAGACAACCCGCTACTGCGCGGCAAATTGGCATAG
- a CDS encoding ATP-binding cassette domain-containing protein, with protein MQVIKINDLYKTFKTYKRKKGFIGSIQTLFTKEYTTVNAVDGVSFGIDQGEIVGYVGPNGAGKSTTIKMLTGILYPTSGVIEVCGLVPTKDRRQNLMHIGVVFGQRTQLWWDLPLIESFELLRHIYRVPEKIYKDNIALFAELLDIEEFINIPVRLLSLGQRMRGDIAASLLHNPDILYLDEPTIGLDVVVKERIRQFIKEINIERKTTVILTTHDLSDIEALCNRIMIIDYGKVIYDGSIDEIRRRFGTESTLLIDFKEPPDQLEVDGALEVRLEGIRASIKFDRKRFAANDLISEIAGKYPVLDLTIEDISLDGIIRDVYEEGKLHESVS; from the coding sequence ATGCAAGTTATAAAAATAAATGATCTATACAAAACGTTTAAAACTTATAAACGTAAAAAAGGCTTCATCGGCTCAATTCAGACCCTTTTTACAAAGGAATATACCACTGTAAATGCTGTAGATGGCGTATCCTTTGGTATTGATCAAGGAGAAATCGTCGGATACGTTGGACCTAATGGTGCGGGAAAGTCCACGACGATAAAAATGCTTACAGGCATTCTATACCCAACAAGCGGGGTAATTGAAGTATGTGGTCTTGTTCCGACAAAGGACAGGAGGCAGAACTTAATGCATATCGGCGTGGTCTTCGGACAGAGGACGCAACTCTGGTGGGATCTTCCACTTATAGAGTCCTTTGAACTTCTCAGGCACATATACAGAGTGCCAGAAAAAATATATAAGGACAACATTGCACTTTTCGCAGAACTTCTTGATATAGAGGAGTTTATTAACATCCCCGTCAGATTATTATCTTTAGGGCAGCGGATGCGGGGAGATATTGCAGCCTCACTTCTTCATAACCCCGACATACTCTATTTGGATGAGCCCACAATTGGGCTTGATGTTGTTGTCAAGGAAAGAATTAGACAATTTATCAAGGAGATAAACATCGAAAGAAAAACAACAGTTATTCTCACAACCCATGATCTGTCGGACATAGAAGCACTTTGCAACCGGATAATGATAATTGACTATGGCAAGGTCATCTACGATGGTTCCATAGATGAAATCAGAAGAAGGTTTGGGACGGAAAGCACACTTCTAATTGACTTTAAGGAACCACCTGATCAATTGGAAGTTGATGGAGCACTAGAAGTCCGATTAGAAGGGATCAGGGCATCTATAAAATTTGATAGAAAAAGATTTGCCGCCAACGATTTGATATCTGAAATCGCTGGCAAGTATCCAGTATTGGACCTCACAATAGAGGATATTTCTCTCGATGGGATCATCCGGGATGTATATGAGGAAGGAAAATTACATGAGAGCGTATCTTGA
- a CDS encoding ABC-2 family transporter protein, with protein sequence MEYRINFVMSIFHISILQLGNLGLIWIVLNRFQTLIEWTFGEIAFLVGLRLLSHGLFTLFLPEIHWGLSNYIVRGEFDRFLLKPVNPLFLLITNSILLNGITDFSSGIVILSIATKSLGLSWTFSNLLMLLVVVFSGLLIELSAYLATSSVSFWVPNLQALNFITFQFHEQYILYPVSIYGKPIQYFLTFIIPFAFINFYPSAYFLNKSSSLLFHPYFAYLTPIVALISFGVAYFIWKRGILAYQSTGS encoded by the coding sequence ATGGAATACAGAATCAATTTTGTAATGAGTATATTCCACATTTCGATTCTTCAATTGGGAAATCTTGGGTTGATATGGATAGTTTTGAACAGATTTCAGACACTCATAGAATGGACATTTGGAGAGATTGCTTTTCTTGTAGGGTTAAGACTTCTCTCACATGGGCTCTTCACCCTATTCCTGCCGGAGATTCATTGGGGACTCAGCAATTACATAGTCCGAGGCGAATTTGATAGATTCCTGCTCAAACCTGTAAATCCGCTGTTTCTCCTTATTACCAACAGCATCCTCCTGAATGGGATTACGGATTTTTCAAGTGGTATTGTAATTCTATCGATCGCAACTAAATCTCTGGGGTTAAGTTGGACCTTCAGCAACCTACTGATGCTCCTCGTTGTTGTCTTTAGCGGGCTCCTGATAGAGCTTTCTGCCTACTTAGCAACTTCATCTGTTTCATTCTGGGTGCCTAATCTACAGGCATTAAATTTCATAACATTTCAATTTCATGAACAGTATATCCTTTATCCTGTCAGCATATACGGTAAACCTATACAGTACTTCCTTACCTTCATAATCCCATTTGCCTTTATCAACTTTTATCCCTCGGCTTATTTTCTTAATAAGTCATCGAGTTTGCTATTTCATCCATACTTCGCATATCTTACACCGATTGTTGCCCTCATATCCTTTGGGGTGGCTTATTTTATCTGGAAACGGGGAATTTTGGCTTACCAGAGCACAGGATCATAA